The following is a genomic window from Mauremys mutica isolate MM-2020 ecotype Southern chromosome 4, ASM2049712v1, whole genome shotgun sequence.
CGGAGGTTGAAGGGGTTCATGGCCAGGAGATATCAGCTGCCATGTGCCCTGTCATCTGATTCATAgatttccaaggccagaagggaccaatgcgATCATCTAGCTGATCGCCCATATAACAGACCAAAGAACTGCCCCCATAATAATTCCCAgggcagatctgttagaaaaacagccaatcttgatttaaaaattgttggcaatggagaatccaccatgacccttaggAAATTGTTCCAGGGCTAAATTACTCTCACATTAAAAATGTTTATGCCGCATTTCCAGTCTGATGGAGACAGTGCCAGGGATTCTGAAATCAGAGGGTCTCCTCATGGAAGTGACATGAGCAATGGGATGCCTGCCTTATAACTGGTGCTCAGTCTAATCTCCAGCCACTCTGTGCAGggtttttataccatgctcatcccTGTGGGATCTGTGCTGCCAGAAATGCCAGTGCCTCACCCATTTAGGGTCTGAACTACTGTTGGTGTCCCTGGGTTTCAGATCAAGCCCCTAATGATTGGCGATCGCATGACGATGGCATAGTAATCGTGTGGGCTGCCCTCCGGTGCAATAGTAGTGGATACACTGAGGCCTAGATCTTGTTAGAGAATCCCCATGGGGAGAGCAGTGTCCTTCAGGAGAACATTCTCAGCCCCTACCTACGATAGGGACCGGGCTTACaaaggggtttaggcacctagtgAAAAACACCTAAGCAGGTTACATGGCTAACTCCCAGTGACATCAAATGGGATTTCTGTGCCGAACCTGCTTGGGTGCTTTTATATAAATCTCGCTAGGTGCCATCATtacatgcctaaatccctttgtaaaCCTGGCCCTAGGTGAAAAGATATTGCAGCAAGCCAGGATTTGGAATCCCTTGCAATGCCTCGAATCCACCCAGCAGCCATGCTAGGGGCTTTACGAGGCTCTGAGCCATAGCAAAGTCAAGAGAGAACCAACCGTTTCGTGGAGTCCAGCGGCCCTGCAACAGTTTCCTCGCTTGGTGTAGATGTGCCCTGGGCCTGCTGGTGACGTGAAGCCCATGTAAAGGGCTGCTCCGTTGGTTACACTTGgatcatttttttattatttattatgattgTGGTTGATTTGTATTATTGCAGTGCCTTTGACTCCTAGTCCCAGACCAGGAGCCCaccgtgctaggtgctgtacacacacagaacaaaacgatggtccctgccccacttGGATGGGCCTTGTCTCTGTTATTTTAACTGATAGGCGCTCGGAGGCCCAGCTTGGAGCAGATGTAATGAGGGGGAAAGTTCTAGATTCCAACCTCTGCCTGAGATGCAGGGCTCTGTCTAACCCTGCCACAAGCAGCATCTCTCCTGCCCTGCATTACCCAGTGATGGGGAACGGCTGTGCCCGCTAATGTTCAGGTTCTTGGCAGAGATGCTCTCCCTGTCCAAGTCAGGGTGCTCAGAAACCAGATTTCCCAGGCACACACCCGTCTCTGGTTGTGTGTCCATTTCTGCCCGAGGAATGCGCAGTTCCCCACCCAAGGCTGATGGCTTCATTGTCCCAAACAGGCTTCAGCTCACCCGCCCACCCCAGCCGACTGCGGGAAGGGGCTTATTTACCCCACACCATTTTCCTTCCTACCCCCTCCAGAAAGTTACCACCCTGATCAGGAATGACTCTCCCTCATGTTTGGTATCTGATTGTCCCAGGCGGATCGGCTTttccccgctcccctcctgccccctgattGCCAAATGACCCAGAAGCGAAGGAGTCACCCAGGCCTGTGAAGAGCTATTTAACCTGTTTTCATCCGGGGGTCTCTTCGGGCGTCGAGTGGCTCTTTGGAGGCTTCTTTCCCACTAACAGGCTTAGCTTTTCCCCTTTGTGCCTGACCACTGGGCAGAAAGGCAGGAATTTTTATCAAGCCCCAGCCTTTTCTGACTGGTGCGTGTTGGTTTGTTTCTCTCTCCACCCCTTGGTGGCTGACAGACTTGGAGACGCACCCGGGCAGAGTGATGGGCAGCGCAGGCCAGGGGCTGACCGCTCTGCCTCACGGCCGGATCGCCCCGCAGGACGCCCTGCTGCTGACCAGCCTGGAGAAGCCCCCTGCTGCACAAGACCCTGATACCCGGAGCTGGAGCTCCCtggacagccccagcccccctgccacacCCGAGCAGACCCTGCCCACTTTCTACCTCCACTACTTCGATATGCTCTACTCAGAGGACACCAGCTGGGTGCCCAAGGGCCTGGGGGAGACTCCTCAGGGCAGCGGCCAAGGGGGCAGGGGCGAAGGGCAGAAGGAGCCAGAGCAGTGCCCCATCATCGacagccagggcttggggctgagCCCCGACATGGACTACCAGGAGAGCCTCCACTTGGAGGAGCACTCGCTGGAGCAGGTGCAGAGCATGGTGGTGGGCGAAGTGCTAAAGGACATCGAGACGGCTTGCAAGCTCCTCAACATTGCAGCAGGTGAGTGCCCCTTCTGTCTCTCCacttttgctctgtgtgtgtgtgggggggggagggaggcgatTTAGGGGGCCAAGGAGAACTCAGCGCCTTGTTGTGGGGAGACCGGAGGCTCAgggggctccagtggagcttgTCACCTCTTGCTTGCTGGCTCGGATTAGGTTCGGCAGCAGGCAAAAAGCATTGTTGGCTCTTGGTCCAGGATGTCCGTGGAATAGCTCGAGAGTTCCGGGCCCTCCACAGTTACCGGAGAGCACCAGGATGTGCTGTGTACGTTAGTATCCACAGGGCAGCTGGCATTAACGGCTGGACCCAAAGCCCTTGGAAGGCAATGGGAGTGTTTCTGTTGTCCTCAGTGAGCTTTGGGTCAGGTCCTCATTGTCCCCCTTGTGGGcactctcagcagagaggccaaagactgaCTGGGCCATGGAGGCTGGGCTCCTTCCTCACCCCTCACTGGGATTCCTCCAAGGCAGGCCGAGTCACGTTTCCAGGGGCCGGGGATGTCGAAGGAAAGACACCCCCGCTGGCCTCTGTGGACTTTCCGGGCACAACACTCCTCAACCAAAACCAGCCACGCAGATTCCTTTTATTCTGTTCAAACGCTTTTATTTGACAGAAATTTAACTAATCAAACCATTCTGCTGGGTTGTGACAGAGTGAGTGGGGTGTGAGTGAGGCCCCGAGGGGGCAGCATCTGGCACATTTGGATTCCAGCAGCGCCAAAAGTTTTCAAACAGGtaggggctgggggtggaagttttAGGTTGAGATCAGGCCTCAGACCTCAACCTAAAACTTACGTCGGTCTAGCTGCATTGCccaaggctgtgaaaaatgtcacaccCTGAGCACTGTAGTTGCGTCGACTTAACCCCCAGTGTAGGATTCTTCTGATGACCACTGGAAAGGCGGATGACCTACATCAACAGAACATCCCCTTCTGtcgatgtaggaagcatctacactgcagtgtggcAGCGCCGTAACTCTGCTGCTGTAGTAGCAATAGTGTAAATGTGGCCTCATAGTTCATAAATCAGTCTTCTAGATGCTTCCCACTAGCAGAATATTCTGGTCTCCCCAGAGGCCAGGGCAGCTGGATTTATAGGGACTAGCAGGTTTTCCCCATCTCCCATGTCTATGACAATGTGAAATATATTTTGACTAGGTTACAGGGGGAATCTCTTCCCCAGGGGTGAAAAGTGTCTTTGAAGTCACGTGTGTTAAGCAAGTGGATGGTGGGTGATGAAGAGAGCAGCCGgatgggtctgtctgtctgtctgtctgtctttctttctttctttctttctttctttctttcttttgagagCTGGTGGTGGAATGTTGAGTGTCTAACAGAACTGTCCTCTCAGGTGATTCTTCTGgactggtggtggggagggggatggagcctGCTTTTTGTTGACATCAATGGTAAAACTGCTAGTGACGCcaacagggagcagggttgggctgCAGGGGTGTGAAAGTGAAACCTTAAAGTACCACATGCaccacagagggaaaaaaaagtcatGCCAAGGAATCGTGGCTTGGTGGGAAGGGACCAACCCCCCCTGATGCGAATACCCTTGATTCATGGTGTGGGGGCTGAGAATTTGGACCCAAATGTTGCATTGTGGTTCTTACCTGCCTCTAAAATCATCTGGCACACGTGTTTATGCAATGGCATAGGATAGCTGGGGAAGTGCCTTGAGTTACAAGCAGCCTACAGCAGGGTTGCGGCCATCTGGCCCCAGTCCTGACGGGATTTAGAATGAACCAGAATGAGCAATCTGATCTTCAGAGGAGCCTGAGCTGGCTCCTGTCTGAATCAATGGGCATtttctcactgaattcagtgggagcaggagcagggccttctCGCTGCAATGGTGCAAAAGTGCACCGTGCACGTCCTCTCTGAAGATCCAAACCCAGCAGCGAGCTCGGACCCTGCAAACAGCACCTCGTTGTCCCAGCTCCAGAGCCGACAGCGCTGTCAGTGATGGGGTTTGGGAGCCGGGGTCTGTAGGAGAAATGGCTGGAGCCAGAAACAGAGTCCCAGCTAGATCATGAAAACCATGCTGAGCATTTTAACCCCTGCTTTGCGCTGATTGTAAAGGACTCTGCAAGGTGCACTGGGACAGAGAGCAAAGGTGGCAAAGTCGCCAGTAGTAATGCACAGCCCCTGGGGGCAGGTATGTTTGGTTTACTAGGCTGAGTTCCTCTGGCAGGACGAACTTCGGGCCagctccttagctggtgtaaatcaatggcGCTGTGTGAATTTACACACTTTGAGGATCTCCCCATATATTTGGGGGGAGCAGTGTCTAAAATAGCTCACAGGGTTTCTACCTCTAATGCTGGAGCAGGGCCTGAACCAGAATCCCAGATCCAAACTCTCGGGGCTTAGAAGCTCAGAACCACCACAGAACTCTGGCCGGTCTCTCGCtgcatttgaaatattttgtatCCTGTGGAGTTTCTTAAGCATCTATAAAGCCATTGCACTGAGACATTAAGAACATTGGACTGGTTCTTACACTGGTCCAATTGGCAGTCAGCGTGGCTATGCTGATTTCCGTCCACTGAAGTCTTGAATCTTGCAGCATGTGGGAAGGTGATTTGCCCTATTATGTGGGTGCATGCAGTAGCCACTTGCTGGGTGCATAGCCCTGCTGGGCGCCCCAAGCCAGGTGCTCTTCCAGAGGGAGTTGCTATTTCACAAACAGTGGCGATGGGGAACAAAGTGATTTGGCACGCGGGGGATAAATGTGCCCCTTTAGGAGAACCAGCCCTTCGGACAGGTCATGCTGCTGTTGCTTCCACCATGGGCACGCGGTCCGTCTTCTTCTCCTGAGTGGATTGTTCATTTGAAAGTGCGCTTGCTGGGCTTGGTGCAAAGAGACTCGCTCCTTACAGCAAGGCCAGGCCTGCACCGGGGAGGCTCCCCTGTGCTGTAGGTGAAGGGtgctcccttcccctgcccccacgccCCCATGATCTGTGGGTTTTGAGATCCGTTGATTGGCGTTGAATTCTCTCCCAGTAGAGGCAGGGACATTCTGCGGGTGGGGCGTTCCCCTGGCAGGAAAGGGAGCTGGTTCCCAGGGGGATGGGACAAAGAAGGAGGCAGGGAACCCAGGAGAGGATCAAAGATCCATGTTTCCAGTAGTTGAAGTAGATTGAACCCAGCCATGCAGGAGGGGGGAACAGGCAGGAAGTACTGCTCCTCCAAGCCGAAGCAGCTCCCTTGTCCTTTTAGCATGGGAGGGGTGCAGTGTTCTCTGTTACTGTAATCCTTGCAGAGTGTTCTCTGGAGGGGAAGTGTCCCCCGACCCTGCTCACCAGGACCGGGCGGGGCGTTCTGTTTCTCTTCTACAGATCCAGCAGACTGGAGTCCAGGAAATGTCCAGAAGTGGATCCTATGGACCGAGCACCAGTACCGACTGCCCCAGATCGGGAAATCTTTCCAGGACCTGTCTGGGAAGGATCTGTGTGCCATGTCAGAGGAGCAGTTCCGTCAGCGCTCCTTGGTGTGCGGGGACGTGCTGCACGCCCACCTGGACATCTGGAAATCAGGTACACGCCGGCAGAGTTGGAGGAGGTGGGGTGAGCACAGCAAAGTTTCCTTAACCGTGTTGCCTGTGGGAACGGTGTGCTTTGTAGCGGGTGGATTCTGCTCCCCTTGCCTGACGCTCGTGCCCTCTCTGACACTGACCGCGCTTCCCTTCCAGCTGCCTGGATGAAGGAGAAGGCGGCACCTGGAGAAATGCGGTACTGTGGTGAGTTCCCAGCTTTGCCAAGGACAGGAAGCAAAGAGGGGTAGGAGGGAAGCTGGGAGTGCAGCAGGAGGGTCAATGAACCTGTTTCCCTCTTACAATTCAGTGACTGGGCCCCCAGTTATTTCAGGGGTTGCTTCTCTCTTAATCAGGACCAATATGTTAATCATCATTAATTCTCAGAGTGGTAATTATAATACACTATTTATTAGTCAATAATAGCCTGGTTAATTAGTCAATAATGCCTCTGGTTAATAACAAGCCCAAAGGGGAAATGGCTATCAGATCTATCCCAGATACTTATATAGCCCTCATTACCCTGATATCGGAGTGCCTCACAATCTGGtgtgtatttattattaatgtattatTACTATAGCACTCAGGAGTCCCAGCCACAGACTAgcaaagacagaacaaaaagatggtcccagtcccaaagagctgacaatctcaGTCTTTACAACActtctgggaggcagggcagggctattatccccacattacagctggggaactgaggcacagaaaggctaagtgacttgcccagggtcacactggGAGACTGTGGCAGAGTAGGAAACTCAGCCTGGGATTCCCAAGTCGCAGGCTATTGCCCTGCCCACTGAACCAGCCTTCCTCTCATCAGATGGCAGCCATTTTTGGCCACTGATGAGTCATGATGACCTGGGCAAGCTGAAGAGGAAAGACTCCCTCTGTTCCTAGTCCCCAGAACCACTCGCTCCTCTGCTGGTAGCGACTGACTAACAGCTGGCGTGTGCTTCCTTTCTGCCGCAGCAGGTGACGAGAGCTGGACGGATAGCGAGGTGGACTCCTCCTGCTCAGGCCAGCCCATCCACCTATGGCAGTTCCTCAAAGAGCTTTTGCTGAAGCCTCATCACTATGGACGGTTCATTCGCTGGCTCAATAAGGAGAAAGGTGGGGGCCGTTGACTCCTTCTGGGGAACTCAAAGCCACTTTTTGTATCTACGCCATAACCCCCCTAGACCCCACAGTATTGAGTCTCATAGCACGAGTATTCACCCAGGCAGGTGCTCGAACCCAAAgctctctgggccagattctgctgctgTCATTCCGTCAAtccacagggccagattttctgcCCTGCTCTTCTCTTTGCACCTAGAAAATGAAGCCCAGTGACTCCcagtttacactggtgtgagtgaGATCAGAATGAGGCGCTATGCCTGGGTGTCTCCCTGTCTGTATGACTAAGGTACTCATTGCCATGGACACAAATCTGAGTCTCTCATTATCtttccccaaactccatccctcAGTGCGTTTGTGGGACCCAAAGCTCTATTTTCCATTCCCTAAACTTCCTTCCTGGTGAAACTGGGCTCCTGATCCTGGATTCCTGTAGTGCCTAGATCAAAGCCCGAGTGCGCTAGGCTCTGCATGTTGCGGGTGTGTCTACCCAGCGCATGGCAGCAAGCCTCCTGAGCTCAGGTCGACAGGCGTAGGCTCCTGGGGCTCACCCTACTGTAGACATGTAGATATGTAGATGTTGCAGCCTAGGCTGTGAGTCCCATGCCCCCTGCCCTAGGCTTCCGAGCCCAATGCTTTTGAttcagttggggattggtcctgctttgagcagggggtgggactagatgacctcctgaggtcccttccaaccctgatcttccatgattctatgcTGAACGTCTTCACAGCTGTTCTTAGCGTAAACCAGGTGATCCTGAGTTTGCCAAGCTGGGCTTGGAGGTTCACTGCCACTGCCTGTGTTAGACACGTccacagagtccctgccccaaagactttATGAGGCAGATGaagggtgagaggggaaatgGCCACATGGAAAGTGGGAGTCACTTGTCAGTGTCCACCCAGCAGAGCCGTGtcagaactgggactagaacccaagtTTCCCCGAGTCCTGCGCTCTGGCCACTAGACTATGCTGCCTCTCAGTGGccctgggattggtcctgctttgggcagggggttggactggatgacctcctgaggtcccttccaaccctgagattctatgattcaaaccCCATCCTATATTATTGCCTCCTTTTTCTCTGCATGTTCCCCTCTCAGGCATATTCAAGATCGAGGACTCTGCCCAGGTGGCTCGTTTATGGGGAATCCGGAAGAACCGGCCTGCCATGAACTATGACAAGCTGAGCCGCTCCATCCGGCAGTATTACAAGAAAGGGATCATCCGGAAACCTGACATCTCCCAGCGCCTGGTCTACCAGTTTGTACACCCTGTCTGagaagggggcaggagcaggggaacgGACTGACCTCCCGGTGGGATCCCTGTAAccacagcacctcccacccccttccaAAAAGAGATCCACCTTTGATAATAAAGATGAAGTCTAGGGTTGTGCAAGAGGCTGGAAATTCATCAAACTTGCCGGATGAACTTCAGAGCTTCCAACCTCCCCCAGGCTACAAAGCATGTGTGTTGGGGGAAGAACCCCCACCTAGCAATGGACTGCCTGTGAAATAGAGTGTATACATTTAATTCTGGGGCCAATGAGTTTGTGTAGAAagcccccttctccctctaaagCTGCGGTGTGAGGGAACCAAGTGAGGGGGGCACAACAATTGGGTGAGGTGGGGCCGAGGGGATGCTGCCTGGAAGCAATGTTGAACCAATAGAAGTTACATATGACTGTTGTGGATGAGGTTCATttctacccccccccacccagctttTCAAGTCTTTGGCTGTGCGAGAGGCACCACTAGACCAGATGCCACTTAGCAGAGATTTATGGCACGTTGGAGGTCATGCAGCAAAGCAGCTGggtgtagaacccaggagtcctgcccacACGTGGGAACATAGGAATTAtcatactgcatcagaccatTGGGCCTTGTTTCTGACCCTGGccagccacccctgctttagtgaAAGGTGCTGGTACCCCTGCAGTGATGGTAACTTGCccccaggggaagtttcttcctgatcCCCATCAGTTAGAGATGGTCGTGTGCCCTGAAGATTGATAAGAGCTCCACCCACCCACATACCCCACAACATCTAGTGATAATCAGATTCGGCCTCTCTTCGTCAATGCTTTCCCCTTCCAGGTGGGGAGCTTGAGTTGTCCTGAAATATCCCAAGGAGATTGTCATGGCAATTCTACCAGTCTTGCTTTTTCCTGGTCTGAAGCCATTCTCTGGGCATGGAGAAGAGGTAATTTCCCCCCGCGCCCCAGCCAGTCCAGAACCTTTCTTTAATGGGACAACTCCCTCACCAATACCCTAACTGAAATCTGTTCCTTAAAGGGGCGATCTTCTATCCTTCCCTGAGCTAGAAAAGTAGCTGATCAGTCCAATCATTAACTGGCGGTGCCTCTTCTTGGTGGGGGCAAGGATAGAATGATAGCCAGAAAGTGCTTGCCACTAAggcagtctcccctcccccaacacttgCTATACGCATGCGATCAACTAGGCAATGCCCCCAGCCTTGTGTGGCAGTGTAGGGATGCCCCAGTGTGGAAGGGCTCTGCGAGCCGGCAGAGAGCAGCAATGCTCTGGTGTAGACGACTGCCAGAAGGACTGAGGGTTATCGGCTGGAGATGCTGCAGCTGAAGCGTTTGCCTCCCTTGTTGGCTTGTTTGGAGGTGGGTAGGCAGTAGGAAGCAGTGGAATTGTCCAGTAGCGTGTGATGCTGGGTTAGCAGCTGCATAACTGGCTGGTGTGTCCAAGAACCTCTCAAGTGTCCTGCTTCTCTTCCTTACGGAGAAGCAGTTCTGAAGCACGTGCCTTGCTGTATCTGGAAAATCACTTCAACACGTTCATCGTGTCCGACTGGCCCTCTGAGACGTGCAGTGGGCAGCTTCCCTTTTTCTGGGTGCCATTATTCCTTAGCATCATTTTAATACGTCAGGACTAGATTCTGAACTTATACCAGCCGGTTTATACCAGCCTAACTCTCTGAGCTTCAGCGGGTTACTCTggattcacactggtgtaaatgagatcagaatctggcccaaatgtTGTTTTGGAGTCAAGTTCTGCTACTACCTATCCCAGTTCGTCTCCCGTTGCCTTTGGCAAGAGCAGCACCAGCTGTAAACCAGACAAGCCTGGCTGATCGTGGGGTGGGCTCTAACTCGGGGATTGCCTAACTGGGCCAAACCTCGGGCACTCGACTCGGCTCTGAAGCGACTGAACTAGCCAGTTTCTGGTGCACACTTGAATGGGTGCGGTGACCATTTTCGGGCATTGTGTGTGAAAGGACAAAGTCACCCATGCGCAGGATGTGAGAGAGGCTCATTTGAAAGGAAAGACAATAGGATCATACACAGCAGCCTTCTGCCAGGGCTCACGCTGACCCAAAGCTGGGACACTCTGGCACTTAGAGGCATGAGAAGGCCATCTGGCTGAGCAGCAGGGTAACACCAAAAAGCTCTTCTGGGAAGCATGGAGCCAGCAGGCTGTGTAGTATGTTGCTTTGCCTGCTGGACAGGTTGCTGTACTATCTTTCTGCTCATTGGCCAATCTCCTAAGCAAGAGTAGATTGCAAACAGAGTGGGAGCAGTATATCTTGCAtcccttcagtgctgccccaCTGGGGACAAAATGAAGGCCACTGGGCAGGTTTCCCTTCTTCACCACAACGTGTGGCGTTTATGCCCCAGTTGTGTTAGTTAGTTTCCTAGTGACACCACCATCCTGTTTGTGAGAAATCTGCTGCCTATCCTGGGCAAACCAAGACTGGAGAAAGAGCCAACCTGCTCTTGGAGCACAGAGTGATCAAAGGTGGGTAGGGTGCAGCACGACAACTGGGTTGGCTTTTGGTGACCAGAGGTTGAGCTTGTTTTCTAGTAAGGCTGCCTCCTTAATTCGACTGGTGATTAAGGGGATTCGCTGGTGTtgaaaggggctggggcagaaagCCTGAAGACTAATATTATAGCCTGGGTACTAACAAGAAAATTAGTAACTTTCTTACCCCCATACTTCCAGCTTCAGTCCTGATCTGGCAGTCCCACTACTAGCGTTGACTAAGGAAGTCATTCTCCATCTGATATGGGCTCAAGCTGCAGACtttggatccagatttcaaaGTCCCCAAGGTGTTTGAATCTGGGCTTTTTGATTCAGCGCATTATAAAGAATGGAGccatttgcaaaattcagatgAAGGTTTGGATTCCAACTTCCACCTGCAAAATAGCCAGCACTTTGGTTCTCCTGTATGTGCTCTCTCTGCCCCAGTCAGTCTTTCTGCTCAGATTGCCAACTATGAACCAGTTGTGATGGCTGTTCATGTGGTGTATGGACACCTGTTTACTAAGAACTAGACAGAGACCCACTAAACTCATTTCCTACCAGCGCACAGGACTTTCTTGACTGCCTTATTCTTgtacctgtttttaaagggattattatttgtttttttacaccTCTGCAGTTTACTCCCACagggaaacaaatcaacagaagcTGACAAGATTATAGTACAATAGAACTAGGGTAGAGAGTTGTTTAAACTGTACATTTCATAACAGGCCAAGTTACCTAGTAATGTTGATCTTTTATATTatagttttttatttgttttcttttggttTTGGCTGATGAGACGTTGTGGTTCAAGTTCAAATGAAGAGTTTAGAAGGGAGACAAGGATATGTGTAAAAGCCTTTGGAagagtttaaagaaaaatatacatacgtgttttattttggtttttgttttttaacttaaaAGAGCTGCCTGTGTTGGCTGCTGCCTTTGTATTTCCTTCTGATAATTTTGTATTGTTTACATGTCAGAGCAGGAGCTCAAGTGCTTCTTAGATTCCCAGCATATGTTGTATCTCATTGCCTTGAAGTTCTGATGCcttgcggggggcggggagacagCTTTGTATCTTCTGAAAAACCATGAAAGTTGTGCCATGTGATTATTTGTGTGTATAATGAAAAGGGGAAAAATTGATGTGAACCACGTGGCTAACAGACCCCTCCCCTAGCCGAGGATCGGTCCAGTAACCTCCTCTCTATTACAATGAACAATGGTCTAGTCTGTTTTGGGGctggtttttttcagtttgcggTGGAAAGGGTGTATGCGGAGATGTGCAAAGTAAGTGTTTCCTTGCCTCTGTGTATGAGAACGTGTGTGCGTCCCTATGTGTGTGCAGGGAACATGCACGTGTGTTTGTGTTCACGTGTGCACGGTCCAAGAGCGCGTGTGTGTGAACGCTGCGGGGCAGTGGTAATAAACGCTACGtggagggagcagctgctgctgtccaCCTCGATTTTTGCTATAGCAACACATCAAAGGCAAACAAAGCTGCCTTTCTGCCATCTCTgtgaccccagccctgcagcctttgGTGGTGTCTCAGGTTGGGAACCCATAATCACGCGCCAATGTGGTCCCTAGATCCTCCtatgcttccccccacccctttcccttaTTGCTAGGGCACAGTGGCACGTTCTTGCATGAGGCTGTGTGTGAAAATGTGCACTCACGTCTAGGTGCTGCTTTTGCACAATCAGACCTCCTGTCCCCCTGGACTACTGTGCCTTTAAGGGAGCAGGTAAGGACACTGCCTAAAGAGGTGACCCAGTGGTGCTCAATACCCCCAATAACCAGGCAAAACACACCATGCATGAATAAAATAATCCTTTTTCTTTATTACTGTATTTTTTAAGTATtacctatttttttccctttatagAAGAAGAGGCAGCCTTGCGTGCCAGATACACACGCTCCTTCTCCTAGTGTAGCTTTGCTCGCAGTAACACTGTTAATTACAGCCTCAAGATTGCCCCCCAAGCCTCCAGGGCTCTAATGGGAAATGTTAAGCAACGGCCAT
Proteins encoded in this region:
- the SPDEF gene encoding SAM pointed domain-containing Ets transcription factor, producing MGSAGQGLTALPHGRIAPQDALLLTSLEKPPAAQDPDTRSWSSLDSPSPPATPEQTLPTFYLHYFDMLYSEDTSWVPKGLGETPQGSGQGGRGEGQKEPEQCPIIDSQGLGLSPDMDYQESLHLEEHSLEQVQSMVVGEVLKDIETACKLLNIAADPADWSPGNVQKWILWTEHQYRLPQIGKSFQDLSGKDLCAMSEEQFRQRSLVCGDVLHAHLDIWKSAAWMKEKAAPGEMRYCAGDESWTDSEVDSSCSGQPIHLWQFLKELLLKPHHYGRFIRWLNKEKGIFKIEDSAQVARLWGIRKNRPAMNYDKLSRSIRQYYKKGIIRKPDISQRLVYQFVHPV